A single genomic interval of Halorubrum aethiopicum harbors:
- a CDS encoding ferredoxin: protein MRVEFDRDTCIGMYQCVAEWDGFEKDLNDGKADLVGSEEREEDVFVVDVPDGEELDAKFAARACPVDAIAVYDDDGEQVI from the coding sequence ATGCGCGTCGAGTTCGACCGGGACACCTGTATCGGGATGTACCAGTGTGTCGCCGAGTGGGACGGCTTCGAGAAGGACCTGAACGACGGGAAGGCCGACCTCGTCGGGAGCGAGGAACGGGAGGAGGACGTGTTCGTCGTCGACGTTCCCGACGGCGAGGAGTTGGACGCGAAGTTCGCGGCGCGGGCCTGTCCCGTCGACGCCATCGCGGTGTACGACGACGACGGCGAGCAGGT
- a CDS encoding helix-turn-helix transcriptional regulator → MDPDGSGSDGRALRDVLHKRADVFRALEASPASKPELVDRLSSSRSTVDRAIDDLADADCVESRSGTYSLTATGRFALAERDRYAAATRTVEAASDLLNGLPEGTTLPSVFLEGATVSVADPHAPSSASTASSRLLGRATAMRGLAPTVLKSDVFIIDRELDREDLEVSIVAEPAVVEALSELSDTPVATLLARDSFDLYRSAGPLPYALWVMETPDADRAGITFRGTGDVTGLVTNDSPEAVAWANAELASYRERATPVDRPV, encoded by the coding sequence ATGGACCCGGACGGTAGTGGCTCGGACGGACGCGCGCTCCGGGACGTGCTCCACAAGCGCGCGGACGTGTTTCGAGCGCTCGAGGCGTCGCCGGCGAGCAAGCCGGAGCTCGTCGATCGGCTGTCCAGCTCGCGGTCGACCGTCGATCGCGCGATCGACGATCTGGCGGACGCGGACTGCGTCGAGTCGCGGAGCGGGACCTACTCGCTCACCGCGACCGGCCGGTTCGCGCTCGCGGAACGCGACCGCTATGCGGCGGCGACGCGAACGGTCGAGGCGGCGAGCGACCTGCTGAACGGCCTCCCCGAGGGGACGACGCTTCCCTCGGTCTTCCTCGAGGGCGCGACGGTGAGCGTCGCGGACCCCCACGCGCCCTCGAGCGCGTCGACGGCAAGCAGCCGGCTCCTCGGGCGGGCGACCGCGATGCGGGGATTGGCCCCGACCGTGCTCAAGTCGGACGTGTTCATCATCGACCGGGAGCTGGACCGCGAGGATCTGGAGGTGTCGATCGTCGCCGAGCCCGCGGTGGTGGAGGCGCTCTCGGAGCTGTCGGACACGCCCGTGGCGACGCTGCTGGCGCGCGACTCCTTCGATCTGTACCGCAGCGCGGGACCGCTCCCGTACGCGCTGTGGGTGATGGAGACGCCCGACGCGGACCGCGCGGGGATCACGTTCCGCGGCACCGGCGACGTCACCGGACTGGTGACGAACGACTCGCCGGAGGCGGTCGCGTGGGCGAACGCGGAACTGGCGTCGTACCGGGAGCGAGCGACCCCCGTCGACCGCCCGGTGTAG
- a CDS encoding ATP-dependent DNA helicase, producing MQPTALSGLPAGVGEALEAEGVADLYPPQEAAVEAGVLDGESLVAAVPTASGKTLIAELAMLSAIERGGKALYIVPLRALASEKKAEFERWEEHGVTVGVSTGNYDSDGEWLATRDVIVATSEKVDSLIRNGAPWIDDLTCVVSDEVHLVDDASRGPTLEVTLAKLRKVNPGLQTVALSATVGNADVIAEWLDAELVESEWRPIDLRVGVHFGNAIDFDDGSKREVPVDRGEEQTARLVADALDTEEDGQGGSSLVFVNSRRNAESSARKLADVTGSRLTADERDRLRDLAEEVRGVSDTDTSEDLADAVERGSAFHHAGLAAEHRSLIEDAFRDRLIKCVSATPTLAAGVNTPARRVIVRDWRRYDGEFGGMKPLDVLEVHQMCGRAGRPGLDPYGEAVLLASDADTKEELFDRYVWADAEPVRSKLAAEPALRTHVLATVASGFASTRGGLLEFLDNTLYATQTDDAGRLAAVTDSVLEYLAVNGFLERDREGGTESLSATGIGHTVSRLYLDPMSAATMIDGLRDACAADDAADEGTKAGAYERSVTTDAADDGEEPGFGTYSRVEGGGGGGGEDAGDDGTDSDDADPASEITPLGLYHLVSRTPDMYELYLKSGDRERYTEVCYEREAEFLGDVPSEYEDVRFEDWLAALKTARLLEDWADEVDEDRIAERYGVGPGDIRGKVDTAEWLLRAAETLAADVDGVDGDAVLAVRRARKRVEYGVREQLLDLAGVRNVGRKRARRLYEAGVETRADLREADKGVVLGALRGRERTAERILEHAGREDPSMDGIDADRSASAAATAGSGDDEGQASLGDFR from the coding sequence ATGCAACCGACCGCCCTCTCCGGGCTCCCCGCGGGCGTCGGCGAGGCGCTCGAGGCCGAGGGCGTCGCCGACCTCTACCCGCCACAGGAGGCCGCCGTCGAGGCGGGCGTCCTCGACGGCGAGAGCCTCGTCGCGGCCGTCCCCACCGCCTCCGGCAAGACGCTGATCGCCGAGCTCGCCATGCTGTCGGCGATCGAGCGCGGCGGCAAGGCGCTGTACATCGTCCCGCTTCGCGCGCTCGCGAGCGAGAAGAAGGCCGAGTTCGAGCGGTGGGAGGAACACGGCGTCACGGTGGGCGTCTCCACCGGCAACTACGACTCCGACGGCGAGTGGCTCGCGACCCGCGACGTGATCGTCGCCACCTCGGAGAAGGTGGACTCGCTGATCCGCAACGGCGCGCCGTGGATCGACGACCTGACCTGCGTCGTGAGCGACGAGGTCCACCTCGTCGACGACGCGAGCCGCGGTCCGACCCTCGAGGTCACGCTCGCGAAGCTGCGGAAGGTGAACCCCGGCCTCCAGACGGTGGCGCTGTCGGCGACCGTCGGCAACGCCGACGTCATCGCCGAGTGGCTCGACGCCGAGCTCGTCGAGTCGGAGTGGCGGCCGATCGACCTCCGCGTCGGCGTCCACTTCGGCAACGCGATCGACTTCGACGACGGGAGCAAACGGGAGGTCCCCGTCGACCGCGGCGAGGAGCAGACCGCCCGGCTCGTCGCCGACGCGCTCGACACGGAGGAGGACGGCCAGGGCGGCTCCTCGCTCGTGTTCGTCAACTCCCGGCGGAACGCCGAGTCGTCGGCCCGGAAGCTCGCCGACGTGACCGGGTCGCGGCTCACGGCCGACGAGCGCGACCGGCTCCGCGATCTGGCCGAGGAGGTCCGCGGCGTCTCCGACACCGACACCTCCGAGGACCTCGCCGACGCGGTCGAGCGGGGCTCCGCGTTCCACCACGCCGGGCTCGCGGCCGAGCACCGCAGCCTGATCGAGGACGCCTTCCGCGACCGGCTGATCAAGTGCGTCTCCGCGACGCCGACGCTCGCCGCCGGCGTCAACACCCCCGCGAGGCGGGTGATCGTCCGCGACTGGCGGCGCTACGACGGCGAGTTCGGCGGGATGAAGCCGCTCGACGTCCTCGAGGTCCACCAGATGTGCGGCCGCGCCGGCCGCCCCGGGCTCGACCCGTACGGCGAGGCGGTGTTGCTCGCGAGCGACGCCGACACCAAGGAGGAGCTGTTCGACCGGTACGTCTGGGCCGACGCCGAGCCCGTCCGCTCGAAGCTGGCCGCCGAGCCCGCGCTGCGGACCCACGTGCTCGCGACGGTCGCCTCCGGCTTCGCCTCGACGCGCGGCGGCCTCCTCGAGTTCCTCGACAACACCCTGTACGCCACCCAGACCGACGACGCGGGGCGGCTCGCCGCGGTCACGGACAGCGTCCTCGAGTACCTCGCGGTCAACGGCTTCCTCGAGCGCGACCGCGAGGGCGGGACGGAGTCGCTCTCGGCGACCGGGATCGGTCACACCGTCTCGCGGCTCTACCTCGACCCGATGAGCGCGGCGACGATGATCGACGGCCTGCGGGACGCGTGTGCGGCCGACGACGCGGCTGACGAGGGGACGAAGGCCGGGGCGTACGAGCGATCGGTCACGACGGACGCGGCGGACGACGGCGAGGAGCCCGGATTCGGGACGTACAGCCGGGTCGAGGGCGGTGGCGGCGGTGGAGGTGAAGACGCCGGCGACGACGGGACCGACTCCGACGACGCCGACCCCGCGTCCGAGATCACCCCGCTCGGGCTCTATCACCTGGTGAGCCGGACCCCTGACATGTACGAGCTCTATCTCAAATCCGGGGACCGCGAGAGGTACACCGAGGTCTGTTACGAGCGCGAGGCGGAGTTCCTCGGCGACGTGCCCTCGGAGTACGAGGACGTCCGCTTCGAGGACTGGCTCGCGGCGCTGAAGACCGCCCGGCTGCTCGAGGACTGGGCCGACGAGGTGGACGAGGACCGGATCGCGGAGCGCTACGGCGTCGGTCCCGGCGACATCCGCGGGAAGGTCGACACCGCGGAGTGGCTGCTGCGTGCGGCCGAGACGCTCGCGGCCGACGTGGACGGGGTCGACGGCGACGCCGTCCTCGCGGTCCGGCGGGCCAGAAAGCGGGTCGAGTACGGCGTCCGCGAGCAGCTCCTCGACCTGGCCGGCGTGCGGAACGTCGGCCGGAAGCGCGCCCGCCGGCTGTACGAGGCGGGCGTGGAGACCCGCGCGGACCTGCGGGAGGCGGACAAGGGCGTCGTGCTCGGCGCGCTCCGCGGCCGCGAGCGAACCGCGGAGCGGATCCTCGAACACGCCGGACGCGAGGACCCCTCGATGGACGGGATCGACGCGGACCGGTCCGCCTCGGCGGCGGCGACGGCCGGGAGCGGCGACGACGAGGGACAGGCCAGCCTGGGTGACTTCCGATGA
- the cgi121 gene encoding KEOPS complex subunit Cgi121 encodes MTGSGDPVGSGDPAGSGGSTRAVDPTTTEHSRPNPETRLVEGVLAVDDLDAFLADLEAIREETGAVVQAFDADRVVDAAHLRLATRLAARSVARGEAVARDPAVEILLYAAGRRQIDRALDLGVSPGERRAALVVADFGDIVDAGADVGGDTDIEGDARRTADLETAVAAVEDLLAAGPEPTLGEFDDEAVRDYYGVTDRELDATVGDLADVVRERVALLDVEK; translated from the coding sequence ATGACCGGCTCCGGCGATCCGGTCGGTTCCGGCGATCCGGCCGGCTCCGGGGGCTCGACCCGCGCCGTCGACCCCACGACGACGGAGCACTCGCGTCCGAACCCCGAAACCCGCCTCGTCGAGGGCGTTCTCGCCGTTGACGACCTCGACGCGTTCCTCGCCGACCTCGAGGCGATCCGCGAGGAGACGGGCGCGGTCGTCCAGGCGTTCGACGCCGACCGCGTCGTCGACGCCGCACACCTCCGGCTCGCGACCCGGCTCGCCGCCCGGTCGGTCGCGCGCGGCGAGGCGGTCGCACGCGACCCCGCGGTCGAGATACTGCTGTACGCCGCGGGCCGTCGACAGATCGACCGCGCGCTCGACCTCGGCGTCTCGCCGGGCGAGCGACGGGCCGCGCTCGTCGTCGCCGACTTCGGTGACATCGTCGACGCCGGCGCGGACGTCGGGGGGGACACGGATATCGAGGGGGACGCCCGCCGGACCGCGGACCTCGAGACGGCCGTCGCGGCGGTCGAGGACCTGCTCGCGGCGGGGCCGGAGCCGACGCTCGGCGAGTTCGACGACGAGGCTGTTCGCGACTACTACGGGGTCACCGACCGCGAACTCGACGCGACCGTCGGCGACCTCGCCGACGTCGTCCGCGAGCGGGTCGCCCTGCTCGACGTCGAGAAGTGA
- a CDS encoding IMP cyclohydrolase, protein MYIGRFVVVGPGIGAYRVSSRSFPNRRVIDRGDTLTVGPTPDAPETENPYVSYNCARRVRTPTDEPLAVLGNGSHVDPIAEKLEFGYPARDALATPLLALDFEKDDYDTPRVAGVVGAETATIGTVRRDALLVESVDAPTLVATYERDAPGAYDLAAADAGAAASEVLEADFEHPVCAAGATVDGDGVSLAFDNGE, encoded by the coding sequence ATGTACATCGGACGGTTCGTCGTCGTCGGTCCCGGAATCGGCGCGTATCGGGTCTCCTCGCGGTCGTTCCCGAACCGGCGGGTGATCGATCGGGGAGACACGCTGACGGTCGGACCCACGCCGGACGCGCCCGAGACGGAGAACCCGTACGTCTCGTACAACTGCGCGCGCCGCGTCCGGACGCCGACCGACGAGCCGCTGGCGGTTCTCGGGAACGGTTCGCACGTCGACCCGATAGCGGAGAAGCTCGAGTTCGGCTACCCCGCCCGCGACGCGCTCGCGACGCCGCTCCTCGCGCTCGACTTCGAGAAGGACGACTACGACACGCCGCGGGTCGCCGGCGTGGTCGGCGCGGAGACCGCGACGATCGGCACCGTCCGGCGCGACGCGCTGCTCGTCGAGTCCGTCGACGCGCCGACGCTCGTGGCGACCTACGAGCGGGACGCGCCCGGAGCCTACGACCTCGCGGCCGCGGACGCCGGCGCCGCCGCGAGCGAGGTCCTCGAGGCCGACTTCGAGCACCCGGTGTGTGCCGCCGGCGCGACCGTCGACGGCGACGGCGTCTCGCTGGCGTTCGACAACGGGGAGTGA
- a CDS encoding S9 family peptidase: protein MERVTAATYHDIATPADPRISPDGDRVAFLRRQPKGDEERESTVYLVDADGGEPRRFTLAEGADAEPRWSPSGDRIAFTSTRGDDDDRRQLWVLPVHGGEARRVTDVVGGVTEIAWSPDGERIAFVQSVTAEDREAGRDLSVPDEYEPDDHPDPRVVDRTVFRSGAEYFDGRRSGIYVVDAEAVADGVAGDRSRADDSAVERVTGRDADFAAPEWGDADTLYYAESVGEDPDDSAEIAIHAHDLAADAVERVHTTTGWASPIAATADGRVAFTRTDPDRMSLRQTDLHVLDRADGSVTSLTADLDRDLDDDVTPQWGPDGETLYFATPDEGETALWHVPADGSADPRRLLREGTVSGATVGGDGTGSDGGGPGAVRVALARSEWDHPGDVFRHDAAEGTTTRLTELNADLLAERHVGEPEEIRFDSDGVEIQGWVLTPPEFDPDSGDRYPLAVEIHGGPHAMWSTSGTMWHEFQTLAARGYVVFWSNPRGSAGYGEAFMRAIERDWGDVTFADVTAGVDETVARYPIDESNVFVTGGSFGGFMTAWAVGRSDRFRAAVAQRGVYDLTGFYGSTDGAYRLLEGDFDAVPSEEPAWLWEQSPTGHADAVDTPTLLIHAEDDTRTPICTAELFHRILRKNRVDTRFVRYPREGHELSRSGEPGHVVDRIERIVRWFDGYSDHHDAPRALDRPEGAGLTANDGESAGDDGKSAGDDGKSAAGEDA, encoded by the coding sequence ATGGAGCGAGTCACGGCCGCGACGTATCACGACATCGCGACGCCGGCGGACCCCCGGATCTCCCCGGACGGCGACCGGGTCGCCTTCCTCCGACGGCAGCCAAAGGGCGACGAGGAGCGCGAGTCGACGGTGTATCTCGTCGACGCCGACGGCGGCGAGCCGCGGCGCTTCACCCTCGCCGAGGGGGCGGACGCGGAGCCGCGCTGGAGCCCCTCCGGCGACCGGATCGCGTTCACCTCGACGCGCGGGGACGACGACGACCGCCGACAGCTGTGGGTCCTCCCGGTTCACGGAGGCGAGGCCCGTCGAGTCACCGACGTCGTCGGCGGCGTCACGGAGATCGCCTGGTCGCCCGACGGCGAGCGGATCGCGTTCGTTCAGTCGGTCACCGCCGAGGACCGGGAGGCGGGACGCGACCTGTCCGTCCCCGACGAGTACGAGCCCGACGATCATCCCGACCCGCGGGTGGTCGACCGAACGGTGTTCCGCTCGGGAGCGGAGTACTTCGACGGGCGGCGGTCGGGGATCTACGTCGTCGACGCGGAGGCGGTCGCGGACGGAGTCGCGGGCGACCGGTCGCGTGCCGACGACTCGGCCGTCGAGCGGGTCACCGGCCGCGACGCCGACTTCGCCGCGCCGGAGTGGGGCGACGCCGACACGCTCTACTACGCCGAGTCGGTCGGCGAGGACCCCGACGACTCCGCCGAGATCGCGATCCACGCCCACGACCTCGCGGCCGACGCGGTCGAACGGGTCCACACCACGACGGGGTGGGCGTCGCCGATCGCGGCGACCGCGGACGGCCGGGTCGCGTTCACCCGCACCGACCCCGACCGAATGTCGCTCCGACAGACGGACCTCCACGTCCTCGACCGGGCGGACGGCTCGGTGACGTCGCTCACCGCCGACCTCGACCGCGACCTCGACGACGACGTGACCCCGCAGTGGGGGCCCGACGGCGAGACGCTCTACTTCGCCACGCCCGACGAGGGCGAGACCGCGCTGTGGCACGTCCCCGCCGACGGGAGCGCCGACCCCCGGCGGCTCCTCCGGGAGGGCACCGTCTCCGGCGCGACGGTCGGCGGCGACGGGACTGGGTCAGACGGGGGCGGGCCCGGCGCGGTCCGCGTCGCGCTCGCGCGCAGCGAGTGGGACCACCCGGGCGACGTGTTCCGTCACGACGCCGCGGAAGGGACGACGACCCGGCTGACCGAACTCAACGCCGACCTCCTCGCCGAGCGCCACGTCGGCGAGCCCGAGGAGATCCGGTTCGACTCCGACGGCGTCGAGATCCAGGGATGGGTGCTCACGCCGCCCGAGTTCGACCCCGACTCGGGGGATCGGTACCCGCTCGCCGTCGAGATCCACGGCGGCCCGCACGCGATGTGGTCGACATCGGGGACGATGTGGCACGAGTTCCAGACGCTCGCCGCCCGCGGCTACGTCGTCTTCTGGTCGAACCCGCGCGGTTCGGCGGGGTACGGCGAGGCGTTCATGCGCGCGATCGAGCGCGACTGGGGCGACGTGACCTTCGCCGACGTGACCGCCGGCGTCGACGAGACGGTCGCGCGGTACCCGATCGACGAGTCGAACGTCTTCGTCACCGGCGGCTCCTTCGGCGGGTTCATGACCGCGTGGGCGGTCGGCCGGAGCGACCGGTTCCGCGCCGCGGTCGCCCAGCGCGGCGTGTACGACCTCACCGGCTTCTACGGCTCGACGGACGGCGCGTACCGGCTGCTCGAGGGCGACTTCGACGCCGTCCCCTCCGAGGAGCCCGCGTGGCTGTGGGAGCAGTCCCCGACCGGGCACGCCGACGCGGTCGACACCCCGACCCTCCTGATCCACGCCGAGGACGACACCCGCACCCCGATCTGTACGGCGGAACTGTTCCACCGGATCCTCCGGAAGAACCGCGTCGACACCCGGTTCGTCCGCTACCCGCGGGAGGGCCACGAGCTCTCCCGCTCGGGCGAGCCCGGCCACGTCGTCGACCGGATCGAGCGGATCGTCCGCTGGTTCGACGGCTACTCCGACCACCACGACGCGCCGCGCGCGCTCGACCGACCGGAAGGAGCGGGGTTGACGGCGAACGACGGGGAGTCGGCGGGGGACGACGGGAAGTCGGCGGGAGACGACGGGAAATCGGCGGCGGGCGAGGACGCGTGA
- a CDS encoding helix-turn-helix domain-containing protein: MAEAEIEDLVGDVSPSFEHVLSCVFGIRDHESRTYLTLIEYRGSTVAELADALDRDRSNVNRSLSTLREKGLVERRRRLLDSGGYVYQYTAIPVPEAKRLLHDALDEWVAGVHESIDAFDPEEA; this comes from the coding sequence ATGGCCGAAGCAGAGATCGAGGACCTCGTCGGCGACGTCTCCCCGTCGTTCGAGCACGTGCTCTCGTGCGTCTTCGGCATCCGAGACCACGAGAGCAGGACGTATCTGACGCTGATCGAGTACCGGGGCAGCACCGTCGCCGAGCTGGCGGACGCGCTCGACCGCGACCGCTCGAACGTGAACCGCTCGCTGTCGACGCTCCGCGAGAAGGGGCTCGTCGAGCGCCGCCGCCGTCTGCTGGACTCGGGCGGGTACGTCTACCAGTACACCGCGATCCCCGTCCCGGAGGCGAAGCGGCTCCTCCACGACGCGCTCGACGAGTGGGTCGCCGGCGTCCACGAGTCGATCGACGCGTTCGACCCCGAGGAGGCGTAG
- a CDS encoding DUF5828 family protein: MEESISGFKQRGDWGDVVEHGERITLALREAGVDGDAFHEFDDWRPKAHERIDEDVSEKTAKQASVSEGDGEKAGKTPGDDLQTAGEKLTESYEKVEEDDTEGAVERWGESINHVARAADSAGRKAIRKVEDTVYRKVMTQMAPYYFDNELISANVTEVARGDDGETFEFEVNVNDDELKSEVSDILAEYESEIDRWHVETEKRTEDVAAAEGVEPPEEEGGPESTMT; this comes from the coding sequence ATGGAAGAGAGCATCTCCGGGTTCAAACAACGCGGGGACTGGGGCGACGTCGTCGAGCACGGCGAGCGGATCACGCTCGCGCTCCGGGAGGCCGGCGTCGACGGCGACGCCTTCCACGAGTTCGACGACTGGCGACCGAAGGCCCACGAGCGGATAGACGAGGACGTCTCGGAGAAGACCGCGAAGCAGGCGTCGGTGAGCGAGGGCGACGGCGAGAAGGCCGGCAAGACGCCGGGCGACGACCTCCAGACGGCGGGCGAGAAGCTCACCGAGTCCTACGAGAAGGTCGAGGAGGACGACACGGAGGGCGCGGTGGAGCGCTGGGGCGAGTCGATAAACCACGTCGCCCGCGCCGCCGACTCGGCGGGCCGGAAGGCGATCCGGAAGGTCGAGGACACGGTGTACCGGAAGGTGATGACCCAGATGGCCCCGTACTACTTCGACAACGAACTCATCAGCGCCAACGTCACCGAGGTCGCCCGCGGCGACGACGGCGAGACGTTCGAGTTCGAGGTGAACGTCAACGACGACGAGTTGAAATCCGAGGTGAGCGACATCCTCGCGGAGTACGAGTCGGAGATCGACCGCTGGCACGTCGAGACCGAGAAGCGGACCGAGGACGTCGCGGCCGCGGAGGGCGTCGAGCCGCCCGAGGAGGAGGGCGGTCCCGAGTCGACGATGACCTGA
- a CDS encoding cupin domain-containing protein, producing the protein MGYRVVDTESVEPEPDRPCECRKLTGPAGLDEVALNRFRAAPGEQVPLAYHYHETQEEAFYVLSGTLAVETPDRTYEVDAGELFAVDPGSPQRAHNPADADGPVEILAIGAPPVDGDAVAYDPTADADAGDDAGTDA; encoded by the coding sequence ATGGGATACCGCGTCGTCGACACGGAGTCGGTCGAGCCGGAGCCGGACCGCCCCTGCGAGTGCCGGAAGCTGACGGGGCCGGCCGGACTCGACGAGGTCGCGCTGAACCGCTTCCGCGCCGCGCCGGGCGAGCAGGTCCCGCTCGCGTATCACTACCACGAGACCCAGGAGGAGGCTTTCTACGTCCTCTCCGGCACGCTCGCGGTCGAGACGCCCGACCGGACCTACGAGGTGGACGCCGGTGAACTGTTCGCGGTCGACCCCGGGAGCCCTCAGCGGGCGCACAACCCCGCCGACGCCGACGGGCCGGTCGAGATCCTCGCGATCGGCGCGCCCCCGGTCGACGGCGACGCGGTCGCGTACGATCCGACGGCGGACGCGGACGCCGGCGACGACGCGGGAACCGACGCGTGA
- a CDS encoding carbon starvation CstA family protein, giving the protein MTNVIWIVVAVLATFTVGYMGYSRYLSRFVDLDDDRETPAHKYEDGQEYVPAKKPVLLGHHFSSIAGGAPIVGPITAGAIWGWVPALLWVAIGNPLMGAVHDFISLSGSVRHEGRSIGYIVGQYVGERGKDLLLWFAFLTIILVVAVFALVVGIVFNAFPQVTTASFVYVLLALGFGVYLYQLNGPFVPGTVLFVAGVFAGVWVGIQFPFALFELAGDASHPAGTFVLFSGTGSWVPGAAALGGNTAAWVPVIMVYGAIASALPVWVLLQPRDYLSSFLLYTGVGGGVLAIIAGTLFATSAEPLVIDSSIAPFQGFWGVEAAGLYPLFPLLFITIACGTISGFHSLVSSGTTAKQLNKESDARLIGYGGMLGEGMLAALALSTLAVAGFAGDAAAGGIGGALPNFATGGGMILTSFGVPQTIGSVFMALVLVSFLLTSTDTAVRLGRYMMEEIVGMDDGMTVSGLSGGIGSFARGRYTNPLIQIGLGYLLVISGQWATLWALFGGANQLLAALALLTATVWIANWDDSKQLVSTGVPMAVMVTITVLGLLWLAVFQNLYLNLIQGGAGTIGAQISSVVQIILALVLIGLALSLVRLGYGNLKSVRGGSQPTAEPGDD; this is encoded by the coding sequence ATGACAAACGTAATCTGGATCGTCGTCGCGGTGCTGGCCACGTTCACCGTCGGGTACATGGGGTACTCGCGGTACCTCTCGCGATTCGTCGATCTCGACGACGACCGGGAGACGCCGGCACACAAGTACGAGGACGGACAGGAGTACGTACCGGCGAAGAAGCCGGTGCTACTGGGGCATCACTTCTCGAGCATCGCGGGCGGCGCGCCGATCGTCGGCCCGATCACCGCGGGGGCCATCTGGGGATGGGTCCCGGCGCTGCTGTGGGTCGCCATCGGCAACCCGCTGATGGGCGCGGTCCACGACTTCATCTCCCTTTCCGGGTCGGTCCGTCACGAGGGGCGGTCGATCGGGTACATCGTCGGCCAGTACGTCGGCGAACGGGGGAAGGACCTCCTGTTGTGGTTCGCGTTCCTCACGATCATCCTCGTCGTGGCGGTGTTCGCGCTCGTAGTGGGCATCGTGTTCAACGCGTTCCCGCAGGTGACGACCGCGAGCTTCGTGTACGTGCTGCTCGCGCTCGGTTTCGGGGTGTACCTCTACCAGCTCAACGGGCCGTTCGTTCCGGGAACCGTGCTCTTCGTCGCCGGCGTCTTCGCCGGCGTCTGGGTCGGCATCCAGTTCCCGTTCGCGCTGTTCGAGCTGGCCGGCGACGCCAGCCACCCCGCCGGCACGTTCGTGCTGTTCAGCGGCACTGGCTCGTGGGTTCCGGGCGCGGCCGCGCTCGGCGGCAACACCGCCGCGTGGGTGCCCGTGATCATGGTGTACGGCGCGATAGCGAGCGCGCTCCCGGTGTGGGTGCTGCTCCAGCCGCGCGACTACCTCTCGTCGTTCCTGCTGTACACCGGGGTCGGCGGCGGCGTGCTCGCGATCATCGCCGGCACGCTGTTCGCGACGTCCGCGGAACCGCTCGTCATCGACTCGTCGATCGCGCCGTTCCAGGGCTTCTGGGGCGTCGAGGCCGCGGGGCTGTACCCGCTGTTCCCGCTGCTTTTCATCACCATCGCCTGCGGAACGATAAGCGGGTTCCACTCGCTCGTCTCCTCGGGGACGACGGCGAAACAGCTGAACAAGGAGAGCGACGCCCGGCTCATCGGCTACGGCGGCATGCTCGGCGAGGGAATGCTCGCCGCGCTGGCGCTGTCGACGCTCGCGGTCGCCGGGTTCGCCGGCGACGCGGCGGCGGGCGGGATCGGCGGTGCGCTCCCGAACTTCGCGACCGGCGGGGGGATGATCCTCACGAGCTTCGGCGTCCCCCAGACGATCGGCTCGGTGTTCATGGCGCTCGTCCTGGTGAGCTTCCTCCTCACCTCGACGGACACCGCGGTCCGGCTGGGGCGGTACATGATGGAGGAGATCGTCGGGATGGACGACGGCATGACCGTCAGCGGGCTCTCGGGCGGCATCGGCTCGTTCGCCCGCGGCCGGTACACCAATCCGCTGATCCAGATCGGGCTCGGCTACCTCCTCGTGATCTCCGGACAGTGGGCGACGCTGTGGGCGCTGTTCGGCGGCGCGAACCAGCTGCTCGCCGCGCTGGCGCTTCTGACCGCCACCGTCTGGATCGCCAACTGGGACGACTCCAAACAGCTCGTCTCCACCGGCGTCCCGATGGCGGTGATGGTGACGATCACCGTGCTCGGGCTGCTCTGGCTGGCGGTGTTCCAGAACCTCTATCTCAACCTCATCCAGGGCGGTGCCGGAACGATCGGCGCGCAGATCTCCTCGGTCGTCCAGATAATCCTCGCGCTCGTGTTGATCGGGCTCGCGCTGTCGCTCGTCCGGCTCGGATACGGCAACCTGAAGTCGGTCCGGGGCGGTAGCCAGCCGACCGCCGAGCCGGGCGACGACTGA